The proteins below come from a single Necator americanus strain Aroian chromosome V, whole genome shotgun sequence genomic window:
- a CDS encoding hypothetical protein (NECATOR_CHRV.G20267.T2), with the protein MLFHSIRVGLSRLALADTALSATSRILCTASARTPSGESKQRQQQFDRYTRQSDNPLTDQKKAFQQHNIAKMRDTQYDRYGGSGGRGGYGGGRGGGGSRGGGGGSSRGGGSSYGGGGYGGGGRGFGGGGSRGGGGGGGGNPGSRLRDIDWSKENLKPIQKNFYHEHAAVARRDQYMIDGWITENQVTLDGRGIPRPVFEFTEASFPNELTDLLYAKFQKPTVIQSISWPIAMSGRDIISIAKTGSGKTLAFMLPGIVHTTKQQVRGRYDGPSVLVLLPTRELAQQVQEVSIDFCNALGLKMACLFGGASKGPQARDLERGVDIVVATPGRLLDFLDNGTTNMKRCSYLVLDEADRMLDMGFEPQIRKIIGQIRPDRQTLMFSATWPKEVRALAADFQRDAAFLNVGSMELAANHNITQLVDVLEEHAKQPRMMQLLNDIMNQPECKTIIFVETKRKADDLTRWMRRDGWPTLCIHGDKNQGERDWVLSEFKAGKTPIMLATDVAARGLDVDDIKYVINYDYPNNSEDYVHRIGRTGRRDKKGTAYTFFTPQNAPKARDLIKVLEEAGQMVPQALRDLQSRAGSSNSRGRWAGNSGGGGMKRGYGGGDDYASKKARYDNGSSYGGGGGGGRW; encoded by the exons atGCTTTTCCACTCTATTCGAGTTGGCCTTTCTCGTCTTGCACTCGCCGACACTGCTCTATCGGCCACAAGTCGAATTTTGTGTACAGCCTCAGCTCGAACTCCAAGTGGCGAATCGAAGCAGCGACAGCAGCAATTTGATCGCTACACACGTCAATCCGACAATCCACTTACCGATCAGAAGAAAGCGTTTCAACAGCACAACATCGCGAAGATGAGAGATACCCAGTA TGACAGATATGGAGGAAGCGGAGGCCGCGGAGGTTACGGTGGCGGTCGCGGTGGAGGCGGCAGTCGCGGCGGTGGCGGCGGAAGCAGTCGAGGCG gtggtAGCAGCTACGGTGGTGGCGGTTATGGCGGAGGGGGTCGTGGCTTTGGAGGTGGCGGCAGTAGAGGTGGTGGAGGGGGTGGCGGCGGAAATCCTGGTAGTCGTCTTCGCGATATCGACTGGAgcaaagaaaatctgaaacCGATACAAAAGAACTTCTACCATGAACACGCTGCAGTTGCCCGCAGAGATCAGTACATGATCGATGGTTGGATCACCGAAAACCAAGTCACCTTAGACGGACGGGGTATACCACGACCTGTCTTCGAATTCACAGAAGCATCGTTTCCAAATGAACTGACGGATCTGCTGTATGCGAAGTTCCAAAAGCCCACCGTCATTCAGTCGATCTCTTGGCCTATTGCAATGAGCGGTCGCGACATCATTTCCATAGCTAAAACTGGTTCAGGAAAAACACTGGCG TTTATGCTGCCAGGAATCGTCCACACAACCAAACAACAAGTTCGAGGAAGATATGACGGTCCTTCTGTTTTAGTTCTTTTGCCAACCCGAGAGCTTGCACAACAAGTACAGGAG GTATCTATCGATTTTTGTAACGCGCTTGGCCTGAAGATGGCCTGCCTATTTGGAGGAGCATCTAAAGGGCCACAAGCTCGTGATCTCGAAAGGGGTGTAGACATTGTTGTTGCTACGCCTGGACGCCTTCTAGACTTCCTGGACAATGGCACGACAAACATGAAACG GTGTTCGTATTTGGTACTTGATGAAGCAGATAGGATGCTCGATATGGGCTTCGAACCTCAGATACGCAAAATTATAGGACAAATTAGG CCCGATCGTCAGACCCTTATGTTCTCAGCCACGTGGCCAAAAGAAGTGCGCGCACTTGCTGCCGATTTTCAACGTGATGCTGCATTCCTCAATGTTGGCTCTATGGAGCTTGCTGCCAACCACAATATTACACAGCTTGTAGATGTTCTTGAAGAACACGCTAAACAGCCGAGAATGATGCAGCTTTTGAATGATATTATGAATCAG CCAGAATGCAAAACTATAATTTTCGTGGAAACCAAGCGGAAAGCTGATGATCTGACGAGATGGATGCGTCGTGATGGCTGGCCAACGCTTTGTATACACGGTGACAAAAATCAAGGAGAGCGAGATTGGGTTTTGAGTG AGTTCAAAGCTGGCAAAACTCCTATTATGCTAGCTACGGATGTTGCTGCTCGTGGTTTAG ATGTCGATGACATTAAATATGTAATTAACTACGATTATCCTAATAATTCTGAAGACTACGTCCACCGTATAGGACGAACAGGACGCCGTGACAAAAAG GGCACTGCGTATACCTTCTTTACGCCCCAAAATGCCCCTAAAGCAAGAGATCTTATAAAAGTACTGGAGGAAGCAGGACAAATGGTACCCCAAGCACTGCGAGATTTACAGTCCAGAGCCGGAAGCAGCAATAGTCGCGGTCGGTGGGCTGGTAacagtggtggtggtggaatGAAACGAGGTTATGGCGGAGGAGACGACTACGCCTCCAAGAAAGCCAG GTATGACAATGGCAGTAGTtacggtggtggtggtggaggtggacGATGGTGA
- a CDS encoding hypothetical protein (NECATOR_CHRV.G20267.T1), whose protein sequence is MLFHSIRVGLSRLALADTALSATSRILCTASARTPSGESKQRQQQFDRYTRQSDNPLTDQKKAFQQHNIAKMRDTQYDRYGGSGGRGGYGGGRGGGGSRGGGGGSSRGGGYDSRGGYDSRGGYDSRGGGSSYGGGGYGGGGRGFGGGGSRGGGGGGGGNPGSRLRDIDWSKENLKPIQKNFYHEHAAVARRDQYMIDGWITENQVTLDGRGIPRPVFEFTEASFPNELTDLLYAKFQKPTVIQSISWPIAMSGRDIISIAKTGSGKTLAFMLPGIVHTTKQQVRGRYDGPSVLVLLPTRELAQQVQEVSIDFCNALGLKMACLFGGASKGPQARDLERGVDIVVATPGRLLDFLDNGTTNMKRCSYLVLDEADRMLDMGFEPQIRKIIGQIRPDRQTLMFSATWPKEVRALAADFQRDAAFLNVGSMELAANHNITQLVDVLEEHAKQPRMMQLLNDIMNQPECKTIIFVETKRKADDLTRWMRRDGWPTLCIHGDKNQGERDWVLSEFKAGKTPIMLATDVAARGLDVDDIKYVINYDYPNNSEDYVHRIGRTGRRDKKGTAYTFFTPQNAPKARDLIKVLEEAGQMVPQALRDLQSRAGSSNSRGRWAGNSGGGGMKRGYGGGDDYASKKARYDNGSSYGGGGGGGRW, encoded by the exons atGCTTTTCCACTCTATTCGAGTTGGCCTTTCTCGTCTTGCACTCGCCGACACTGCTCTATCGGCCACAAGTCGAATTTTGTGTACAGCCTCAGCTCGAACTCCAAGTGGCGAATCGAAGCAGCGACAGCAGCAATTTGATCGCTACACACGTCAATCCGACAATCCACTTACCGATCAGAAGAAAGCGTTTCAACAGCACAACATCGCGAAGATGAGAGATACCCAGTA TGACAGATATGGAGGAAGCGGAGGCCGCGGAGGTTACGGTGGCGGTCGCGGTGGAGGCGGCAGTCGCGGCGGTGGCGGCGGAAGCAGTCGAGGCGGTGGGTATGATAGTCGCGGAGGCTACGACAGTCGCGGTGGTTACGATAGCCGAGGCG gtggtAGCAGCTACGGTGGTGGCGGTTATGGCGGAGGGGGTCGTGGCTTTGGAGGTGGCGGCAGTAGAGGTGGTGGAGGGGGTGGCGGCGGAAATCCTGGTAGTCGTCTTCGCGATATCGACTGGAgcaaagaaaatctgaaacCGATACAAAAGAACTTCTACCATGAACACGCTGCAGTTGCCCGCAGAGATCAGTACATGATCGATGGTTGGATCACCGAAAACCAAGTCACCTTAGACGGACGGGGTATACCACGACCTGTCTTCGAATTCACAGAAGCATCGTTTCCAAATGAACTGACGGATCTGCTGTATGCGAAGTTCCAAAAGCCCACCGTCATTCAGTCGATCTCTTGGCCTATTGCAATGAGCGGTCGCGACATCATTTCCATAGCTAAAACTGGTTCAGGAAAAACACTGGCG TTTATGCTGCCAGGAATCGTCCACACAACCAAACAACAAGTTCGAGGAAGATATGACGGTCCTTCTGTTTTAGTTCTTTTGCCAACCCGAGAGCTTGCACAACAAGTACAGGAG GTATCTATCGATTTTTGTAACGCGCTTGGCCTGAAGATGGCCTGCCTATTTGGAGGAGCATCTAAAGGGCCACAAGCTCGTGATCTCGAAAGGGGTGTAGACATTGTTGTTGCTACGCCTGGACGCCTTCTAGACTTCCTGGACAATGGCACGACAAACATGAAACG GTGTTCGTATTTGGTACTTGATGAAGCAGATAGGATGCTCGATATGGGCTTCGAACCTCAGATACGCAAAATTATAGGACAAATTAGG CCCGATCGTCAGACCCTTATGTTCTCAGCCACGTGGCCAAAAGAAGTGCGCGCACTTGCTGCCGATTTTCAACGTGATGCTGCATTCCTCAATGTTGGCTCTATGGAGCTTGCTGCCAACCACAATATTACACAGCTTGTAGATGTTCTTGAAGAACACGCTAAACAGCCGAGAATGATGCAGCTTTTGAATGATATTATGAATCAG CCAGAATGCAAAACTATAATTTTCGTGGAAACCAAGCGGAAAGCTGATGATCTGACGAGATGGATGCGTCGTGATGGCTGGCCAACGCTTTGTATACACGGTGACAAAAATCAAGGAGAGCGAGATTGGGTTTTGAGTG AGTTCAAAGCTGGCAAAACTCCTATTATGCTAGCTACGGATGTTGCTGCTCGTGGTTTAG ATGTCGATGACATTAAATATGTAATTAACTACGATTATCCTAATAATTCTGAAGACTACGTCCACCGTATAGGACGAACAGGACGCCGTGACAAAAAG GGCACTGCGTATACCTTCTTTACGCCCCAAAATGCCCCTAAAGCAAGAGATCTTATAAAAGTACTGGAGGAAGCAGGACAAATGGTACCCCAAGCACTGCGAGATTTACAGTCCAGAGCCGGAAGCAGCAATAGTCGCGGTCGGTGGGCTGGTAacagtggtggtggtggaatGAAACGAGGTTATGGCGGAGGAGACGACTACGCCTCCAAGAAAGCCAG GTATGACAATGGCAGTAGTtacggtggtggtggtggaggtggacGATGGTGA
- a CDS encoding hypothetical protein (NECATOR_CHRV.G20266.T1), with amino-acid sequence MAELPHIGRHCDAELCHLLDFLPVRCDACSGTFCISHFTYDAHNCKNAYRKDVQVPICPVCDKPVPTPKGVSPDAQVNEHIQNNCAVSAKKKVFSNKCTVKGCKKKELVPVHCPSCKHNFCLGHRHEKDHDCEQLRKTPPFSKTAAAAIARNQGGQNCASQARNAQISEDEALARALAASLDDVQISPEERDRRLAEQLQQQEYANRNEVTHRNQRSGHGNTSNCAIS; translated from the exons ATGGCCGAACTTCCACACATTGGGCGACACTGCGACGCCGAGCTGTGCCATCTTTTGG attttcttcctgttcGGTGTGATGCTTGCTCAGGAACATTTTG CATATCACACTTCACTTACGATGCCCACAATTGCAAAAATGCATACAGAAAG gatgttCAAGTACCTATCTGTCCTGTGTGCGATAAACCAGTGCCTACACCGAAAGGAGTTTCTCCTGATGCTCAG GTGAATGAACATATCCAGAACAACTGTGCTGTTAGTGCGAAGAAGaaagtgttttcaaataaatgcaCCGTGAAAGGATGCAAGAAGAAGGAG CTCGTTCCTGTTCATTGTCCATCATGTAAACATAACTTTTGCCTTGGTCATCGCCACGAAAAAGATCACGACTGCGAACAGCTCAGAAAGACACCGCCATTTTCCAAAACAGC AGCTGCTGCAATTGCAAGAAATCAAGGAGGTCAGAATTGTGCTAGCCAAGCTCGGAATGCG CAAATTTCCGAAGATGAAGCATTAGCAAGAGCGTTAGCGGCATCTTTGGACGATGTTCAAATAAGTCCTGAAGAACGAGATAGAAGGTTGGCAGAACAGCTCCAACAGCAAGAGTATGC GAACAGAAACGAAGTTACGCACCGAAATCAGCGATCTGGCCATGGGAACACCAGCAATTGTGCCATTTCTTAA